The following is a genomic window from Gymnodinialimonas ceratoperidinii.
CGGCACGAAGGCGTCGATCGCGATGGCGTTGCCGCGCGTATCCTGACCCTGCACCTGGCCCCGACGGGACGTCAGGTCACCGATGATGCCACCGGTGTAATCTTCCGGCGTGATGACCTCGACCTTCATGATCGGCTCGAGCAGCTTCGCGCCGGCCTTCCGCATCCCTTCACGCATGCCCATGCGGGCCGCGATTTCGAATGCGAGGACCGAGGAGTCAACGTCGTGGAACTTACCGTCCAGCAGCTGAACCTTGAAGTCGATCACGGGGAAGCCCGCGAGCGGACCACTGTCCATGACGGACTTGATGCCCTTCTCGACGCCGGGGATGTATTCCTTCGGAACCGCACCACCAACGATCTTGGACTCGAACGAGTAGCCTTCGCCCGGCTCCGTGGGGGAGATGAGCAGTTTGACTTCAGCGTACTGACCCGAACCACCCGACTGTTTCTTGTGGGTGTAGGTGTGCTCGACTTCGTGACCGATGGTCTCACGGTAAGCCACCTGCGGCGCACCGATGTTGGCCTCGACCTTGAACTCGCGCTTCATGCGGTCGACGAGAATGTCGAGGTGGAGTTCGCCCATGCCACGCATGATGGTCTGGCCGGATTCCAGGTCGGTCTCGACACGGAAGGAGGGGTCTTCGGCGGACAGACGCTGCAGCGCCTGGGCCATTTTCTCCTGGTCCGCCTTGGTCTTCGGCTCGACGGCAATCTCGATCACCGGATCGGGGAACGTCATCGTTTCCAGAACCACCGGATCATTCTTGTCGCAGAGGGTGTCACCGGTCGTGGTGTTCTTCAGACCACCCAACGCGATGATGTCGCCGGCATATGCCTCTTCGATCTCTTCGCGGTTGTTGGAGTGCATCATCATCATCCGACCAACGCGCTCGGTGTTGCCCTTGGTCGAGTTGATCATGCTGTCGCCCTTGCGGAGCTGACCGGAGTAAACGCGCACGAAGGTCAGCGAGCCGACGAAGGGGTCGTTCATGATCTTGAACGCCAGGCCCGAGAACGGCATGTCGTCATCCGCGCGGCGCGGGATGTTGCGGGTCTCGGTCTCGTCGCCGGGCTTGAAGCCCATGTAGTCGACCACGTCGAGCGGGCTCGGCAGGTAGTCGATCACGGCGTTGAGCAGCGGCTGGACGCCCTTGTTCTTGAACGCGGAGCCACCCAGAACCGGTACGAAGGACAGCGACAGCGTGCCCTTGCGCAGCAATTTGCGCAGGGTCGGCACGTCGGGCTCTTCGCCTTCGAGGTAGGCTTCCATGGCGTCGTCGTCCATTTCGACGGCGTTCTCGATCATCTTGGCGCGCCATTCCTGCGCCATGTCCTTCAGGCTGTCGCGGATCGGAGCCTTGATCCAGGACGCGCCGAGGTCTTCGCCCTGCCACAGCCACTCTTCCATGGTGACAAGGTCGATCAGGCCTTCCAGCTCGTTCTCGGCACCGATCGGGATACCGACGGGAACGGCGGTCGCGCCGGTGCGGTCTTCGATCATGTGGACGCAGTTGAAGAAGTCGGCGCCGATCTTGTCCATCTTGTTGACGAACACGATGCGCGGAACCTTGTAGCGGTCGGCCTGGCGCCAGACGGTTTCGGTCTGGGGCTCGACACCGGCGTTGGCGTCAAGCACGGCAACCGCGCCGTCGAGAACCGCCAGCGAACGCTCGACTTCAATGGTGAAGTCCACGTGGCCGGGGGTGTCGATGATGTTCATGCGGTGCTTGGGCGTGTCGGCGGTCTCGCCGTCTTCGGTACGCTCCCAGAACGTGGTCGTCGCAGCGGAGGTAATCGTGATGCCACGCTCCTGCTCCTGCTCCATCCAGTCCATCGTGGCCGCACCATCGTGCACCTCACCGAGGTTGTGGGATTTACCTGTGTAGAACAGGATTCGTTCGGAACAGGTGGTCTTGCCCGCATCGATGTGGGCCATGATTCCGAAGTTCCGGTAGCGCTCGAGGGGATAATCGCGTGCCATGGGATGTCCTAAGACTAAAGTTTAAACGGGGAAGCGGCCCCCGGACGGGGCCGCCTTGTCGCGTAGGGACGCCAGATAAATCCGGCGCCGGACAGATGCCAGCGCCAAATCTATGGACGCCGAAATTACCAACGGTAGTGGCTGAACGCGCGGTTGGCGTCGGCCATCTTGTGGGTGTCTTCGCGCTTCTTGACGGCGGAACCACGCATGTTGACTGCATCCACCAGCTCACCGGCCAGACGCTCTTCCATGGTGTTTTCGTTACGGGCGCGGGAAGCGTTGATCAGCCAGCGGATGGCCAGTGCTTCGCGACGCTCGGGGCGCACATCGACGGGCACCTGGTAGGTGGCACCACCCACACGGCGGGAGCGGACTTCCACGGCGGGTTTGATGTTTTCGAGCGCTTCGTGGAAAACTTCCACGGGCGCGCGCTTGAGCTTGCCTTCGACGCGGTCAAAGGCGTTGTAAACAATCTTCTCAGCGACGGATTTCTTGCCGTCGATCATCAGGTTGTTCATGAATTTGGTCAGGACCATATCGCCGAACTTGGCGTCGGGCAGGACCTGGCGTTTCTCGGCGGCGTGACGACGTGACATCTGCTGCTCTCCTTATTTGGGGCGCTTGGCGCCGTACTTCGAACGACGCTGGCGACGGTCTTTGACGCCTTGCGTATCGAGTACACCGCGCAGGATGTGGTAACGCACACCGGGAAGGTCTTTTACACGACCGCCGCGGATCAGGACCACGGAGTGCTCCTGAAGGTTGTGGCTTTCACCGGGGATGTAGCTGATGACCTCGTAACCGTTGGTCAGACGCACCTTGGCGACTTTCCGCATGGCCGAGTTCGGCTTCTTCGGCGTGGTGGTATAAACGCGTGTGCAGACGCCGCGCTTCTGCGGGCAGCCTTCCATGTGCTGAGACTTGGAGCGTTTTACTTTAGGCTGCCGCGGCTTGCGGATCAGCTGCTGAATCGTTGGCATGGGGTCTCCCCGGTTTGCATCATCATGTCTGGCGTCCCATGCGCGGCCAAACCGCATAGACAACACCAAAACCGCGTGGTCCCTTCCCTACCTGGAGGACGCCGCGGAGGAATTTCCAGAGGATCAAGGCGCTTAAAATGCCCGGATCGTGGCCACTCAGAACTGTAGTTTGGCATCACGGGACACGGGACGCGTCCTAGCCAGATGGGCGCCGTATAGGCGGAGTCGCTCAGGCTGTCAACAGCGCCTCGGGGTCACGCGACAAGGCTGCGCCACGCGGCCTCAAATGCTGGAAGATCAATGGCAAAGCGACGTTGAAGCAGCGGCGCGATCTCTTCCGGCGGGATCGGCACCGGCTGCCCTGCCCCGAAGGGCGTGCGGGCGTCGTTATGGGCGTGATCGCCGCGGATGAACATCACGCTGTCGGTGAGGTTCACGAAGGGCACCCGCGCCCAGATCTTGTGGTGCGGGAAGTCCATGACGATGGCCTCATCCTCGGGCTTCAGGAAGATCGCGAGCCCTGCCGACCAGCAATGGGTGTTGAGCACATGGGGCTTGAGGCCGCCATCCGGCTGCGCTTCCAGCACCATGCCCTTGCCGTGATCCAGCGCCACCCGGCCATGGAAATTCGCCAGCCGAGCCACCTTGCCCCACCCGCGGCGCAACTGCTGCACGTAATCTATCGCCACGGCGTCATCGTCATCCAGCCGGAACTCCGCGACCACCGTGCGGGTGGCCTCTCGTCCGCCCCAGAGCACATCGCGGCAGATCGCCCGGTGATCCCCCGGCTCGCGCCAATGGGGTTGGATCTGTGGCACATCGGCAATCGCCGCCTCGACCCGGTCGCGCCAGGGCTTGGGAAGGTCTTCTCCCATCAGAAGATGCAGGGTGAAATCCTTGTCGGTCTGCGCGCGGAGCGGGGGGAGGAACACATGCTCGAACCAGAGCGTCCGCTGGTCCAGCCGATCCGGCGCATAGAGCGCGGCGCGGCGTTCCTCGAGGCTTTCGTGATACTTCTTGAAGCCGCCGGTGCAGGGAAAGGAGAAGCGGCAGAGCCCTTGGACCTGAACCCCCTCAGCCATGTTTCACCTGCCTTTCCCGGATCAGGGTGAAGACCCCCATCACCACCACGATCACGGCCCCGGTCAGCGCGAGGGCATTGGGAAGCTCGGCAAAGACGAGCCAGCCCATGACCAGCGCGAATACGAGAGAACTGTAGCGGAAGGGCGCGGTGACGGCGACCTCGCCCACCCGCATCACGAGGATCGAGAAGACGTAGCCGCCGATGATGAAAAAGGCGGCAAGCGCCAGCAGCGCTGCGTGGTCCGCCTGCAGGGGCACCCATTCCTCGGTCACCATCATCACGCCGCCGAAGACGCAGATCGCGGCGGCGGTGATGACGGCGACAGTCATCGACGGCAACTCCGGTGAGAAACTGCGGGTCACGAGGTCGCGGCCGGCGACCAGCACCACCGTGACCAGCGCCAGCAGGGAGTAGCTGTTGAACCCCTCCGCGCCCGGCTGCACGATCAACAGCACACCGAAGGCGCCGACACAGATCGCGCTCAACCGGCGCCAGCCGACCTGCTCCTTGAACATCAGTGCCGCGCCGAGGGTCACGGCCAGCGGAAGCGCCGAGAGGATGGCGGTCGCATTGGCGATCTGCATGTTGATCAAGGCGGTCAGGAAAGTGACCATCGCGACGATCTCGAACAGGGTGCGCAGTGCGACCTTGCCCCGATCCGGGCGCGGGACGTGGAAGCTCAACTTGCCGAATGCCGCCACCGTGAGGGTCAGCAGAAGGGTCGTCAGCAGACCCCGCAGAAAGACGATCTGAAACAACGGTAACTCATCGGCCAGAAGCTTCACCACCACATCGTTGAGGGTGAATGCCGCCATCGAGCCCATCATCAGGAGGGAGCCCTTGAGGTTCGGCGTCATGTGTCGTCGCCTGTCCCGGATGCATCCGCCCGCGCCTCGGCCGCAAGCTGACGCGCCATGCCCGAGCCCTCCTCCTGCAGCTTCTGCATCATCGGCAGCAGCCGCTTGGGGTTCAGGCCGAACCGTTCGCGAAAGAGCTTGCGGGCCTGCCAATCCGGCAGCTGTCGCGCGCCGGGCGGGATTGAGCGATCGCTGTCGTTGTGGCCGTGCAGGGT
Proteins encoded in this region:
- the rpsL gene encoding 30S ribosomal protein S12: MPTIQQLIRKPRQPKVKRSKSQHMEGCPQKRGVCTRVYTTTPKKPNSAMRKVAKVRLTNGYEVISYIPGESHNLQEHSVVLIRGGRVKDLPGVRYHILRGVLDTQGVKDRRQRRSKYGAKRPK
- a CDS encoding putative rhamnosyl transferase, with product MAEGVQVQGLCRFSFPCTGGFKKYHESLEERRAALYAPDRLDQRTLWFEHVFLPPLRAQTDKDFTLHLLMGEDLPKPWRDRVEAAIADVPQIQPHWREPGDHRAICRDVLWGGREATRTVVAEFRLDDDDAVAIDYVQQLRRGWGKVARLANFHGRVALDHGKGMVLEAQPDGGLKPHVLNTHCWSAGLAIFLKPEDEAIVMDFPHHKIWARVPFVNLTDSVMFIRGDHAHNDARTPFGAGQPVPIPPEEIAPLLQRRFAIDLPAFEAAWRSLVA
- the rpsG gene encoding 30S ribosomal protein S7; amino-acid sequence: MSRRHAAEKRQVLPDAKFGDMVLTKFMNNLMIDGKKSVAEKIVYNAFDRVEGKLKRAPVEVFHEALENIKPAVEVRSRRVGGATYQVPVDVRPERREALAIRWLINASRARNENTMEERLAGELVDAVNMRGSAVKKREDTHKMADANRAFSHYRW
- the fusA gene encoding elongation factor G, producing MARDYPLERYRNFGIMAHIDAGKTTCSERILFYTGKSHNLGEVHDGAATMDWMEQEQERGITITSAATTTFWERTEDGETADTPKHRMNIIDTPGHVDFTIEVERSLAVLDGAVAVLDANAGVEPQTETVWRQADRYKVPRIVFVNKMDKIGADFFNCVHMIEDRTGATAVPVGIPIGAENELEGLIDLVTMEEWLWQGEDLGASWIKAPIRDSLKDMAQEWRAKMIENAVEMDDDAMEAYLEGEEPDVPTLRKLLRKGTLSLSFVPVLGGSAFKNKGVQPLLNAVIDYLPSPLDVVDYMGFKPGDETETRNIPRRADDDMPFSGLAFKIMNDPFVGSLTFVRVYSGQLRKGDSMINSTKGNTERVGRMMMMHSNNREEIEEAYAGDIIALGGLKNTTTGDTLCDKNDPVVLETMTFPDPVIEIAVEPKTKADQEKMAQALQRLSAEDPSFRVETDLESGQTIMRGMGELHLDILVDRMKREFKVEANIGAPQVAYRETIGHEVEHTYTHKKQSGGSGQYAEVKLLISPTEPGEGYSFESKIVGGAVPKEYIPGVEKGIKSVMDSGPLAGFPVIDFKVQLLDGKFHDVDSSVLAFEIAARMGMREGMRKAGAKLLEPIMKVEVITPEDYTGGIIGDLTSRRGQVQGQDTRGNAIAIDAFVPLANMFGYINTLRSMSSGRAQFSMQFDHYEPVPQNISDEIQAKYA
- a CDS encoding DMT family transporter; amino-acid sequence: MTPNLKGSLLMMGSMAAFTLNDVVVKLLADELPLFQIVFLRGLLTTLLLTLTVAAFGKLSFHVPRPDRGKVALRTLFEIVAMVTFLTALINMQIANATAILSALPLAVTLGAALMFKEQVGWRRLSAICVGAFGVLLIVQPGAEGFNSYSLLALVTVVLVAGRDLVTRSFSPELPSMTVAVITAAAICVFGGVMMVTEEWVPLQADHAALLALAAFFIIGGYVFSILVMRVGEVAVTAPFRYSSLVFALVMGWLVFAELPNALALTGAVIVVVMGVFTLIRERQVKHG